The following are encoded together in the Homalodisca vitripennis isolate AUS2020 unplaced genomic scaffold, UT_GWSS_2.1 ScUCBcl_82;HRSCAF=1017, whole genome shotgun sequence genome:
- the LOC124370371 gene encoding protein TRACHEARY ELEMENT DIFFERENTIATION-RELATED 7A-like has product MSLKIQSIVPPDRQGKLSSTTDELRKIESSQWLDYRRISDGILHVRPTRRAYRRQDRAIHVASEQLMLRQCNVAQFLDRMSHCTRRLQERLGRRRVAAQERQPAAPVMPPAPDNQVPPVAAPAVPALPRPVMLPPLENQVPHVAAPAVHALPRPVMPPPLENQVPHVAAPAVHALPRPVMPPPLENQVPHVAAPAVHALPRPVMPPPLENQVPHVAAPAVHALPRPVMPPPLENQVPHVAAPAVHALPRPVMPPPLENQVPHVAAPAVHALPRPVMPPPLENQVPHVAAPAVHALPRPVMPPPLENQV; this is encoded by the exons atgAGCCTAAAAATTCAGAGTATAGTTCCACCAGACAGACAGGGAAAACTCAGCAGTACaacag ATGAGCTAAGGAAAATTGAATCCTCCCAGTGGTTGGACTACAGGAGAATTAGCGATGGGATTCTCCATGTGAGACCGACCAGGAGAGCTTACAGGAGGCAGGACAGAGCCATCCATGTGGCGTCTGAGCAGCTGATGCTTCGACAGTGCAATGTGGCACAATTCCTGGACAGGATGTCGCATTGTACTCGTCGGCTGCAAGAGCGCTTGGGCCGGCGGAGAGTAGCGGCTCAGGAGAGACAACCGGCTGCGCCTGTCATGCCGCCTGCGCCTGACAACCAG GTACCACCTGTCGCTGCACCTGCAGTTCCTGCCCTGCCTCGACCGGTCATGCTCCCTCCACTTGAAAACCAG GTACCACATGTCGCTGCTCCTGCAGTTCATGCCCTGCCTCGACCGGTCATGCCCCCTCCACTTGAAAACCAG GTACCACATGTCGCTGCTCCTGCAGTTCATGCCCTGCCTCGACCGGTCATGCCCCCTCCACTTGAAAACCAG GTACCACATGTCGCTGCTCCTGCAGTTCATGCCCTGCCTCGACCGGTCATGCCCCCTCCACTTGAAAACCAG GTACCACATGTCGCTGCTCCTGCAGTTCATGCCCTGCCTCGACCGGTCATGCCCCCTCCACTTGAAAACCAG GTACCACATGTCGCTGCTCCTGCAGTTCATGCCCTGCCTCGACCGGTCATGCCCCCTCCACTTGAAAACCAG GTACCACATGTCGCTGCTCCTGCAGTTCATGCCCTGCCTCGACCGGTCATGCCCCCTCCACTTGAAAACCAG GTACCACATGTCGCTGCTCCTGCAGTTCATGCCCTGCCTCGACCGGTCATGCCCCCTCCACTTGAAAACCAGGTATAA